A region of the Bombyx mori chromosome 22, ASM3026992v2 genome:
ACTTTGACGGGATAGCGACAGACATATAGAAAATTGTACTCTATTTGTATGGGCAACAAAGAGCATTATTAAAGCTCATTTAACAAATATAGCTGTGTTTTAATGATAGGTTGTATGGAGCATATAATAGAGTCGCGTTTAGATTAATGTTAAAAACGTTATATGTACACACAATTTGTATGTACATAAACTGTATTTTACTGTTGAACGTTTGAAATAATAGTTTCAGTATGATACTATTTGAGCATTTGTTAGGTGGCtctgaataaaaaaatggattCTACGTCATGCAAAATTATGAATACAATTGATGAAGAGGTGGTTAGTGAACACaggtataaatataaaaaaaaaaaaaacatattcccTATTGATATCTGAGATTTTGATTGTGTGCAGATGACTGGCGAAGCAAAATGGCAGAAAGATGCTGCGGATCAGAACTTCGATTACATGTTCAAACTGTTGATCATAGGAAACAGCTCAGTAGGAAAAACTAGGTAAGAACTTGTCAAGGATCTACTCGAAAACGTATCCCTTTTGATagtttatttctattttcatCAACAACATTTATAAAATGACAACTGTTTATTTAGAGAGGACTCCTTATTTCAAAGAGAAACGACAATTACATAGGTTTAAGGTCAGTAGATGAGTTTTAAACAATGGTACTTTCGAATTTTAAATTCGAGTTGTTCCACCTTATATTTACAGCAAAATCTACatccttcttttttttcgttattattgtttatgttcataccatttatttaattatttcactttCTAATTAGATTTTATTGATATTCCATTAATATTTCATAGAGTTATAAATTTGTGAAGTTTtccaattgtattttatacataatgTATTGATTTTTTCTCATTTGCCCCATTTTCAGTTTCCTCTTCCGATATGCAGACGATTCCTTCACTTCAGCCTTTGTGTCTACCGTTGGTATCGACTTCAAAGTGAAAACGGTTTTCCGGCACGATAAGCGCGTCAAATTGCAAATATGGGTGCGTAATTGAATAAATCAGACATTTCATAGATTTCGACAATATATGTCTAAATGACGCAACACATTTTGGTGTTAAGTTAGGggaataatatttttacgttATATCGAAAAGGAAAAATTGAAATGTTGTACTACTTACTatgctatttttaaataaattccagtGATTTAATGAATATCTATCTACATACACTCCATGCTCGAAAAGATAATTTGTTATAAGGTTATATTTCTTTTTCTAGGATACTGCAGGTCAGGAACGCTACCGTACCATCACGACTGCCTATTATCGAGGTGCTATGGGCTTCATTCTGATGTATGATATTACTAACGAAGAAAGTTTCAACAGCGTACAGGACTGGTAAGCTTTGAAG
Encoded here:
- the Rab3 gene encoding ras-related GTP-binding protein Rab3 isoform X2, producing MDSTSCKIMNTIDEEMTGEAKWQKDAADQNFDYMFKLLIIGNSSVGKTSFLFRYADDSFTSAFVSTVGIDFKVKTVFRHDKRVKLQIWDTAGQERYRTITTAYYRGAMGFILMYDITNEESFNSVQDWVTQIKTYSWDNAQVILVGNKCDMEEERVVSAERGRQLADQLGVEFYETSAKENINVKAVFERLVDIICDKMSESLDSEPAMLAGGARGQRLTEQPQGSNNPNCNC
- the Rab3 gene encoding ras-related GTP-binding protein Rab3 isoform X3, which codes for MTGEAKWQKDAADQNFDYMFKLLIIGNSSVGKTSFLFRYADDSFTSAFVSTVGIDFKVKTVFRHDKRVKLQIWDTAGQERYRTITTAYYRGAMGFILMYDITNEESFNSVQDWVTQIKTYSWDNAQVILVGNKCDMEEERVVSAERGRQLADQLGVEFYETSAKENINVKAVFERLVDIICDKMSESLDSEPAMLAGGARGQRLTEQPQGSNNPNCNC
- the Rab3 gene encoding ras-related GTP-binding protein Rab3 isoform X1 — translated: MDSTSCKIMNTIDEEVMTGEAKWQKDAADQNFDYMFKLLIIGNSSVGKTSFLFRYADDSFTSAFVSTVGIDFKVKTVFRHDKRVKLQIWDTAGQERYRTITTAYYRGAMGFILMYDITNEESFNSVQDWVTQIKTYSWDNAQVILVGNKCDMEEERVVSAERGRQLADQLGVEFYETSAKENINVKAVFERLVDIICDKMSESLDSEPAMLAGGARGQRLTEQPQGSNNPNCNC